One stretch of Toxoplasma gondii ME49 chromosome XI, whole genome shotgun sequence DNA includes these proteins:
- a CDS encoding hypothetical protein (encoded by transcript TGME49_307090), which produces MSYALDVFFEADTTPPLTAPRVWHLMVRGHDLGRLRQRQVVRVALTYVTGGTERWWNEAVLRRQYAGAAFVVIVFQMQRDCSTGGATRCSFYFVFSLRLTSWCVVHLFCIGRGGASLVGQCGTCSMILVFGYVHERKHSCYFRVSS; this is translated from the exons ATGTCATATGCACTCGATGTCTTTTTTGAGGCAGATACCACGCCACCATTAACAGCGCCACGTGTGTGGCATTTGATGGTGCGTGGCCACGACCTCGGGCGTCTCCGTCAACGCCAGGTGGTACGTGTAGCGCTGACATACGTCACAGGTGGTACGGAGCGATGGTGGAACGAGGCAGTACTTCGTCGCCAGTATGCGGGAGCGGCGTTTGTTGTCATAGTGTTTCAGATGCAGCGGGATTGTTCGACTGGGGGCGCCACTCGTTGCTCTTTTTATTTCGTGTTTAGCCTCCGACT GACTAGCTGGTGCGTCGTTCACCTCTTCTGTATCGGCCGTGGCGGCGCGTCACTTGTGGGGCAGTGTGGTACGTGCAGCATGATACTCGTTTTTGGGTATGTGCATGAACGGAAACATTCTTGTTATTTTCGCGTTAGCAGTTAA
- a CDS encoding hypothetical protein (encoded by transcript TGME49_307080) yields MNDAFTACCVGARGGFRQQTGAMPVRNILRPALRFFGMRRAICLPGSSRHSIFQPSLFYQSETSSTHVALAFSDSPDTLERTSISNGAVGCFVAVNALYE; encoded by the exons ATGAACGACGCGTTTACCGCATGTTGTGTCGGTGCCCGCGGTGGGTTTCGGCAGCAGACGGGA GCAATGCCGGTACGGAATATCTTGCGGCCTGCGTTGCGATTCTTCGGGATGAGGAGGGCGATTTGTTTACCAGGATCGTCACGTCACTCGATATTCCAGCCTTCATTATTTTACCAGTCAGAGACTAGCAGTACCCACGTCGCGTTGGCTTTCAGCGACAGTCCAGACACATTGGAGAGGACCAGTATATCCAATGGCGCGGTTGGATGTTTTGTGGCTGTGAACGCCTTGTATGAGTAA